AGATACTGCCCAACCTGCGTTCATGCTGGGAGGGATCGCTTGCAGGCCGATATTGCCGGATCAGTTTACCGTTGTGATGCAGCGTGATGGCAATATCGAAATGTGCCAGCGCAATCCGGCGAACAACCTCATCAATATGAGTGAATTCGGTTTTCTCCGTGCGCATGAATTTGCGGCGTGCGGGCGTGTTATAAAACAGATCCAACACTTCCAGCGTGGTGCCAACCGGATGCGCCGCAGGTTTGATGGTGACCGCCATATCCCGGCCTTCCGCGTAGGCCTGCCATGCTTCGGATTGCCTGGCGGTCCGCGAAGTCAGCGTCAAACGTGAAACAGAACTGATACTGGCCAGCGCTTCACCACGGAATCCCATGCTGACAATGGCTTCCAGATCGTCGAGCGTGGCAATCTTACTGGTCGCATGACGAGCCAGCGCCAGTGCCAGATCGTCTTTTTCAATGCCGGCGCCGTTATCCCGGATACGTATCAGTTTGGCGCCGCCGCGCTCTATGTCGATATCAATACGGGTCGCCCCAGCATCCAGACTGTTTTCCACCAGCTCTTTAACCACCGATGCGGGGCGCTCCACCACTTCCCCGGCGGCAATCTGGTTGGCCAATTGTGGTGGCAAAACCTGAATCGGCATGGCGTTTCCCTCTTACATCGTCATAATAAAAAATACGGTCAGAATGAAAAATCAGATCAAAAGTAAACTCAGGCTGAAGGAATAATTAACGTCTGACCTAACTGCACGGTTCCTGAACTCATATCGTTTGCCTGCTGAATCGCTTTCATGCTGACGCCATAGCGAGCGGCAATCGTACTCAGGCTATCGCCACGCACCACTTTATGCTTCACGGGCGCAGCTTTTTTCGTACTTGTCGTCGAAACCGGCGGTTTGGCGCCTGTCACGGGGATCGCTAAACGTTGCCCGACCCAAACGATATCCTTGTTCAGCCTATTCATCTTGCGGATCGATGCCATGCTCACACCATAACGCGTCGCGATGGCAGACAACGTTTCACCACGCACAACGGTATGTCGGGTGGTGGCATTGCTCCCCATATCCCCGCTGCTTTTATCTGCCGGCGTGGTGACGGCGGCAGACGTTTTATTTGCCGCCGACTGAACCCTGGGGCTTTCCTGCTTTGGGGCAGATTGCAACGGATGGGTCTGGAAATAGCTTATTAGTCCTTGATAAACCGCATAGGCGATTTTCTCCTGATAGGCGTTACTTCCCAATAAACGTTCTTCTTCTACATTGCTGATAAACCCGGTTTCAACCAATAACGACGGAATATCCGGCGAACGCAGCACGCCCAGACTGGCGTGTTCAGGTCGGCGTTTATGCAATCTGCCGACGCGTTGCAGCTCACGCAACACGTTGGTCGCAACGTCATACCCTACACGCTGCGAATGCCCGAACTGCAAATCCAATACCGCCTGACTTAAATACGGGTCGGCGCTGTTGTTGGCCAGCAAATCGCCCGCTCCGCCCAGTAACTCAGACTGTTTCTCATGTTGTTCCAGCCAGGTCGCCATTTCGCTGTTCGCCCGGCGGTTTGACAACACCCACACTGAAGCGCCGGTCGCGCTGCGATTCGGCGCCGCATCCGCATGAATCGACACCAGAATATTAGCGCCCTGTCTACGCGCGACGTCCGAGCGTCCCATCACCGAGACAAAATAGTCGCCATCACGCGTGAGTACCGGTCTGAAGGCGGGATCGCGGTTCAGTAAGGTTTGTAGTTTACGCGCAATGGCAATGGTGACATTCTTTTCGCGCAGTCCGTTCAATCCTATCGCACCGGGATCTTGTCCACCGTGCCCTGCATCAATGGCAACCACCACCCGTTCACTGCTCTCCGTGGCACGCGCAGGCATCACGGCTGACGCGTTGCTGTTAACGACCCCCGTTGGCTTGTTGGCAAACGGGTTTTTAGCCGGCTCAGATGTCGCCGGACGCTGCTGAACGGAAACAGTCGGCGCATTTCTCGCCGCCGTTTTCGGTTTATTCCCCGTCATGGTGAAGACCACGGTATAGCCGGAGTCTGTTTTCTGCGTCACCGCGCGGGTTTTGGCGGGCCGGGTCAAATCCAGCACTAAACGCAGGCTTTTCGCATCTTGTGCATTACTGGTGCGAATACGTTTAATCAGATTTTGTCCGCTGAAATCCAGCGGCAGCCCCTGAATTAAAGCGGTCTGGCGAATATCAATCACCACCCGGGCAGGGTTACTGAGCGGAAAGAACGCATAGATGGGCTGCCCGCTAAAACTCAGGCTAACCGTCGCCTGACCGGAAGCGTTATCCACTTTAATATCAGACAGATTGGCCGCCCAGCCCGTTCCGGCAAGCGTTAACCACACACACAGCAACAGTTTGATCATACGGCTCATCATGGCGCGTTTAT
This is a stretch of genomic DNA from Brenneria rubrifaciens. It encodes these proteins:
- the amiB gene encoding N-acetylmuramoyl-L-alanine amidase AmiB, producing the protein MMSRMIKLLLCVWLTLAGTGWAANLSDIKVDNASGQATVSLSFSGQPIYAFFPLSNPARVVIDIRQTALIQGLPLDFSGQNLIKRIRTSNAQDAKSLRLVLDLTRPAKTRAVTQKTDSGYTVVFTMTGNKPKTAARNAPTVSVQQRPATSEPAKNPFANKPTGVVNSNASAVMPARATESSERVVVAIDAGHGGQDPGAIGLNGLREKNVTIAIARKLQTLLNRDPAFRPVLTRDGDYFVSVMGRSDVARRQGANILVSIHADAAPNRSATGASVWVLSNRRANSEMATWLEQHEKQSELLGGAGDLLANNSADPYLSQAVLDLQFGHSQRVGYDVATNVLRELQRVGRLHKRRPEHASLGVLRSPDIPSLLVETGFISNVEEERLLGSNAYQEKIAYAVYQGLISYFQTHPLQSAPKQESPRVQSAANKTSAAVTTPADKSSGDMGSNATTRHTVVRGETLSAIATRYGVSMASIRKMNRLNKDIVWVGQRLAIPVTGAKPPVSTTSTKKAAPVKHKVVRGDSLSTIAARYGVSMKAIQQANDMSSGTVQLGQTLIIPSA